A region from the Brassica napus cultivar Da-Ae chromosome C8, Da-Ae, whole genome shotgun sequence genome encodes:
- the LOC106389892 gene encoding uncharacterized protein LOC106389892 produces the protein MDEKLTTTASTIPRRASIKSQPDFHYSIRKQKLRESCFRRVREERTRLLWKLRHSDCESSDQKEIINSAFQDIVSDELKKIEDSHDILWEYGGPEDAYEGDSEEILLEMQHLFYNDLISETTINGSYAQAETWDDEEDEYLATLVSQNMLLNTEQEPNQIWCPICKQGEVMENQRHIYCSICEMQLIKGEEVNLNILQERLAEVHAEHFERGCRLKPKFSVQSLYNLKALYITCEACSAFEVVV, from the exons ATGGATGAGAAATTGACAACAACAGCTTCGACAATTCCGAGACGAGCTTCTATAAAGTCCCAACCCGATTTCCATTACTCTATCCGCAAGCAAAAG CTCAGAGAAAGTTGCTTCAGAAGAGTTAGAGAAGAAAGGACACGTCTGCTGTGGAAATTGAGGCACTCTGATTGTGAATCTTCAGATCAGAAG GAGATTATCAATTCTGCTTTCCAGGACATTGTTTCTGATGAATTAAAAAAGATTGAGGATTCCCACGATATATTGTGGGAATATGGAGGCCCAGAAGATGCTTATGAAGGTGATAGTGAAGAGATATTGCTAGAAATGCAACATTTGTTTTACAATGATTTGATTTCAGAGACTACCATAAATG GATCATATGCTCAGGCTGAAACATGGGATGACGAGGAAGATGAGTACTTGGCCACCTTAGTTTCTCAGAATATGCTTTTAAACACTGAACAG GAGCCAAACCAGATATGGTGTCCGATCTGCAAGCAAGGCGAGGTTATGGAGAATCAGCGACATATCTATTGCAGCATCTGTGAAATGCAGCTGATCAAAGGCGAAGAG GTTAATCTGAACATTCTGCAAGAACGGTTAGCGGAAGTGCACGCTGAACATTTTGAGAGAGGATGCAGATTGAAACCAAAGTTCAGTGTTCAGAGTCTCTATAATTTGAAGGCATTGTACATCACATGTGAAGCTTGTAGTGCCTTTGAGGTCGTTGTATAA